The DNA window GGTGTAGATCTCGTCTCCCCAGATCATCGCCTTCTCGCAGGCCGTCTTCCAGTCTCCGGGATCGTGTCCTTCGTCCTCCAGCTTCTTGACGCGCTGCTTGAAGAAGGGGTAGTCGTTGTCCTTGTTGAACGTGACGCAGGGGCTGAATACGTCGATCAGCGCAAAGCCGCGGTGCTGGACGGCCTGTTCGATGAGCCCGGTCAGATGGCGGGCGTCGCCGCTGAAGGCCCGGGCTACAAAGGTCGCGCCGTTCATGATCGCCGCCGTGATGGGGTTTATCGGCGCTTCCACGCTGCCGAAGGGCGTGCTCTTGGTCCGCATGTCGATACTGCTGGTAGGGGATACCTGTCCCGTGGTCAAACCATAGATCTGGTTGTCCATGACGATATAGGTCAGATCGACGTTCCGCCTCGCCGTGTGGGTGAAATGGTTCCCGCCGATCCCGTAGCCGTCGCCGTCTCCCCCCGTGACGAACACGGTGAGTTCGTGGTTAGCCATCTGCGCGCCCGTGGCCACGGCCAGGGCACGTCCGTGCAGCGTATGCATGCCGTAGGAGTTGAAGAACCCCGGGAAATTCGAGGAGCAGCCGATCCCGCTGATCGTGAGGATCTCATGGGGCCGGAGTCCCAGGTTCACGCAGGCCCGCTGCAGGCTGCTCAGCACGCCGAAATCGCCGCATCCGGGACACCAGTCCGGATCCACCTTGCCCTTGAAGTCCTTCGCTTTCAATGGCGCTACCGGTTTCGCTTCCACTTCCTCGCGTGGTAAAGTTTCCACTGACATGTTGAAGACTCCTTAGACGATGACTTCTTGATAGGGCACGAAGATGTCCGTCGTTCCGGCCAGCAGCTCCCGGACGCCGTCCACGATATGATGGGGCATGAACGGCTCGCCGTCGTACTTCCGGATGTGGCCGTCGGCCGAAAGCCCGGTCTCGCTACGCAGGTACCGGTGGAACTGGCCGGAATGATTGTTCTCCACGATCACGGTCTTTTTCGCCTTGTCGAAAACTTCCTGGATGGCGTCCACGTGCAGGGGGACGATCCACTTGATCGGCAGGTGGTTTACGGCGACGCCATCGCGGTGCAGGATTTCCACCGCCTCCCTGATCACGCCGAGGGTCGATCCCCAGCCAATGAGCGTGATCACGGCATCTTCTGCGCTCGAACCCGAGAGTACCGGCGCATCGATGCGCTCCGCAACGTTCTTGAACTTGCGGGCCCGCTTTTCAACCATCTTGCGCCGCTTGTGGGGATTGGTGAACTCGTCGCTGACCAGGACGCCGTCTTCATCGTGTTCGTCGGTGGCCACCACGTGTGCGTATCCCTCCACGCCCGGCAGCGCGCGGGCAGAAATCCCAGTCTCCGTGTTCTCGTACCGCAGGTAACCGTTGCTCGGCGCGCCGATTAGCCCGTGTCCGTTGGAAAGTTGCGAACCCGTCGGGATGTCGCTCGCGCCGTTACTGGACTCGGTGATCAGCTCCCCCCGGTCTATTCCGGGTTGCATGTCGATGGCGTCCGGGTCGACGCTGAACGTGCCTTCGGAGATCAGCAGATCGGATATCACGATGCCCGGGCACTGGAATTGATCCACCAGGTTGAACAGTTCGGGTACGGTATTGAAGGCGTCCAGCGCATCGGTCGGCGCCACGATGAACCGCTCGAAATCGCCCTGGCTCGCGCCGAGAACCTGCCAGAGATCGCCCTGCTCCGTCTTGGTCGGTACGCCCGTGGATGGACCGGCGCGCTGCACGTCGATGAAGACGACCGGGATTTCCATCATGGCCGCGCTGCCCACGGCCTCGGTCATCAGCGCGAAGCCGCCGCCCGACGTGGCGCACATGGACCGGC is part of the Gemmatimonadota bacterium genome and encodes:
- a CDS encoding 2-oxoacid:ferredoxin oxidoreductase subunit beta — encoded protein: MSVETLPREEVEAKPVAPLKAKDFKGKVDPDWCPGCGDFGVLSSLQRACVNLGLRPHEILTISGIGCSSNFPGFFNSYGMHTLHGRALAVATGAQMANHELTVFVTGGDGDGYGIGGNHFTHTARRNVDLTYIVMDNQIYGLTTGQVSPTSSIDMRTKSTPFGSVEAPINPITAAIMNGATFVARAFSGDARHLTGLIEQAVQHRGFALIDVFSPCVTFNKDNDYPFFKQRVKKLEDEGHDPGDWKTACEKAMIWGDEIYT
- a CDS encoding 2-oxoacid:acceptor oxidoreductase subunit alpha, whose translation is MSSDQFDFAIAIGGAAGQGIATPGNVLARIFIRRGLHLNAYNAYQSIIRGGHIFLTMRISDHPVHNHGDKLDLLVCLNQDTMDRHLGLMGPGTRVLYNSDTITPGTSEDGVHLCPLPINELTDNNRNKLVQNTVALGTILYLLDVDFQILEDIITMQFQRKGQEVVDENVGVARAGYDYAAAHFEPFAQSLPSGGKPLAVWTGNDALAMGGASAGVKFYCAYPMSPSTGVLHWMAQNARELGIMVRQVEDEIGVANMAIGAAHVGCRSMCATSGGGFALMTEAVGSAAMMEIPVVFIDVQRAGPSTGVPTKTEQGDLWQVLGASQGDFERFIVAPTDALDAFNTVPELFNLVDQFQCPGIVISDLLISEGTFSVDPDAIDMQPGIDRGELITESSNGASDIPTGSQLSNGHGLIGAPSNGYLRYENTETGISARALPGVEGYAHVVATDEHDEDGVLVSDEFTNPHKRRKMVEKRARKFKNVAERIDAPVLSGSSAEDAVITLIGWGSTLGVIREAVEILHRDGVAVNHLPIKWIVPLHVDAIQEVFDKAKKTVIVENNHSGQFHRYLRSETGLSADGHIRKYDGEPFMPHHIVDGVRELLAGTTDIFVPYQEVIV